From Bifidobacterium sp. ESL0790, one genomic window encodes:
- a CDS encoding exodeoxyribonuclease VII small subunit, translated as MTTSTKSDDTSKSDDEEKTTETTPASTLTQKEHDQIAAMPYEQARDNLIKAVQALEAGGLSLDQSMRQWEIGEALAKRAQSLLNDVRAKLESAEAEQKSTAATAGTQSNLE; from the coding sequence ATGACGACAAGCACGAAATCCGACGACACCAGCAAGAGCGATGACGAGGAGAAGACGACCGAGACCACTCCGGCCTCGACGCTGACCCAGAAGGAGCACGACCAGATCGCCGCCATGCCCTACGAGCAGGCACGTGACAACCTCATCAAGGCGGTGCAGGCCCTGGAGGCCGGCGGGTTGAGCCTCGACCAGTCGATGCGCCAGTGGGAGATCGGCGAGGCGCTGGCCAAGCGCGCCCAGAGCCTGCTCAATGACGTGCGGGCCAAGCTCGAAAGCGCCGAGGCCGAGCAGAAGTCGACCGCCGCCACAGCTGGTACACAATCGAACCTTGAATAA
- the xseA gene encoding exodeoxyribonuclease VII large subunit: MAFNTRYGYAAPNQDAAPGQGSGGLEQGPKPLDQLPRLARDTTAENPWPVSVVSQKYHDAVRRWPGSWVEGQIVEINMRRASSGYITLRDNFEDISISVMGFRNFVAMARDFRQGDRVVIHGKPDVWVKATRLSFVADDIRRIGAGDLKAQIDELRKKLKGEGLFDQENKVELPEFPKRIGLICAPQARAEGDVITNVNLRWPAVNFKVVHAHVQGTQCPPEVIAAIQKLDADPDVDVIIVARGGGSFEDLIGFSDEGVVRATAACETPIISAVGHEDDWTLIDLAADLRASTPTDAAKKVVPDVREQWQLIANARAQIGMRINAMVDNETRLIDGYATRPSLTHPETMIEPHQRFVDDSVQRMRLGLTRIADDASLTIEKLNASLNALSPQSTLDRGYAVVQSKDGHVLDDAGKVRPGDELTLTLKRGEILAEATAVNPS, from the coding sequence ATGGCATTCAATACGAGATATGGGTACGCCGCACCCAACCAGGACGCGGCGCCGGGGCAGGGCTCTGGCGGGCTTGAGCAGGGCCCGAAACCGCTTGACCAGCTGCCCAGGCTGGCGCGCGACACCACCGCGGAGAACCCGTGGCCGGTGAGCGTGGTGAGCCAGAAATACCATGACGCCGTGCGCCGTTGGCCCGGATCGTGGGTCGAGGGGCAGATCGTCGAGATCAACATGCGCCGCGCCAGCTCCGGCTACATCACCCTGCGCGACAATTTCGAGGACATCTCCATCTCCGTGATGGGCTTCCGCAACTTCGTGGCCATGGCCCGCGATTTCCGCCAGGGCGACCGGGTGGTCATCCACGGCAAGCCGGACGTGTGGGTGAAGGCCACGCGCCTGAGCTTCGTGGCCGACGACATCAGGCGCATCGGCGCCGGAGACCTCAAGGCCCAGATCGACGAGCTGCGCAAGAAGCTCAAGGGCGAGGGGCTTTTCGACCAGGAGAACAAGGTGGAGCTGCCCGAGTTCCCCAAGCGCATCGGCCTCATCTGCGCCCCGCAGGCCCGTGCGGAGGGCGACGTGATCACCAACGTCAACCTGCGCTGGCCGGCCGTCAACTTCAAGGTCGTGCACGCGCACGTGCAGGGCACGCAATGCCCGCCCGAGGTCATCGCCGCCATCCAGAAGCTCGACGCCGACCCGGACGTGGACGTCATCATCGTCGCGCGTGGCGGCGGCAGCTTCGAGGACTTGATCGGCTTCTCCGACGAGGGCGTGGTGCGGGCGACGGCCGCATGCGAGACCCCTATCATCTCGGCCGTGGGCCACGAGGACGATTGGACACTCATCGACCTGGCGGCCGACCTGCGCGCCTCCACCCCCACCGACGCGGCGAAGAAGGTGGTGCCCGACGTGCGCGAGCAGTGGCAGCTGATCGCCAACGCGCGCGCCCAGATCGGCATGCGCATCAACGCCATGGTCGACAACGAGACGCGGCTGATCGACGGCTACGCCACCCGGCCGAGCCTCACCCACCCCGAGACGATGATCGAGCCGCACCAACGCTTCGTCGACGACTCCGTGCAGCGCATGCGCCTCGGGCTGACGCGCATCGCCGACGACGCCAGCCTGACCATCGAGAAGCTGAACGCCAGCCTCAACGCGCTGAGCCCGCAATCCACGCTCGACCGCGGCTACGCGGTGGTGCAGAGCAAGGACGGCCACGTGCTCGATGACGCGGGCAAGGTTCGTCCCGGCGACGAGCTGACGCTCACCTTGAAGCGCGGAGAGATTCTGGCCGAGGCCACCGCCGTCAATCCAAGCTAA
- the nrdD gene encoding anaerobic ribonucleoside-triphosphate reductase, with protein sequence MQAQVLDAPTKPTAATKTVLVEKRDGRIVDFDPMNIIAAVKSAFEDLDKEVGPEEEQMIRNLANGIEGEVKERYAGPAKIEDIQNLVEHGLVENHLYDVARNYTNYRLNKDIDRAKATDINAAVDRLINKDETLVRENANKDSNVYATQRDLLAGAVSKASAFSMLPKRVANAHMKGDIHFHDADYSPFTAETNCSLPNFGDMLHNGFELGNAMMDTPKSIGTAATQITQIIKDIAGDQYGGQTVNRADEMLDEYARKDYAKFLEQAHTMIPDSMPEDVAQEIIDGLKANEPNTLHFDASRKPIPQDTPFHADALRLEQIREIYAKIMTRKAIYDAMQTMEYQINSNRVSNGQTPFVTVGFGLGTSWFSREITRCIFLVRILGLGRDHHTAIFPKLTYAIKHGINSEPGDPNYDLKQLALECSTKRMYPDILFYENLVKITGSFKAPMGCRSFLPAWTNPDTGKDEEEGRLNLGVVTVNIPRIALESRGDKDRFWKIFDERMQVAHEALQFRIMRCKQAKPINAPTLYRYGAFGRLDPNDNVDQLFNRDRATVSLGYIGLYEATSVFYGKDWMKDHSWDPEGKEFALSIVKKMNALCAQWAKEEGYHYSLYSTPAESLTDRFNRMDREKFGRVPGVTDHDFYTNSFHYPVWLSPTPMEKLDYEKDFPYYASGGFINYCEFPTLQTNPKALEAVWDYAHNIGIGYLGTNTPIDHCYVCGFEGDFAPTEEGFKCPECGNSDPDKCNVTKRTCGYLGNPVQRPMVHGRHEEITHRAKHMSGETGHVVLKDGTEREWYEEAK encoded by the coding sequence ATGCAGGCTCAGGTTCTGGACGCGCCCACAAAGCCGACCGCGGCGACGAAGACCGTGTTGGTGGAGAAGCGTGACGGGCGTATCGTTGATTTCGATCCGATGAACATCATCGCCGCCGTGAAGTCGGCTTTCGAGGATCTCGACAAGGAGGTCGGCCCCGAAGAGGAGCAGATGATTCGCAATCTCGCCAACGGCATCGAGGGTGAGGTCAAGGAGCGCTACGCCGGCCCCGCCAAGATCGAGGACATCCAGAATCTCGTGGAGCATGGCCTGGTGGAGAACCACCTTTATGACGTCGCTCGCAACTATACGAACTATCGTCTTAACAAGGACATCGACCGCGCCAAGGCCACCGACATCAACGCCGCCGTCGACCGCCTGATCAACAAGGACGAGACTCTGGTGCGCGAGAACGCCAACAAGGACTCCAACGTCTATGCCACGCAGCGCGACCTGCTGGCCGGCGCCGTCTCCAAGGCCTCTGCCTTCTCGATGCTCCCGAAACGCGTCGCCAACGCCCATATGAAGGGCGACATCCACTTCCATGACGCCGACTATTCGCCGTTCACCGCCGAGACCAACTGCAGCCTGCCCAACTTCGGCGACATGCTGCACAACGGTTTCGAGCTGGGCAACGCGATGATGGACACCCCGAAGTCCATCGGCACCGCCGCCACGCAGATCACGCAGATCATCAAGGACATCGCGGGCGACCAGTACGGCGGCCAGACCGTCAACCGCGCCGACGAGATGCTCGACGAGTACGCCCGCAAGGACTACGCCAAGTTCCTCGAGCAGGCCCACACCATGATTCCCGACTCCATGCCGGAGGACGTGGCCCAGGAGATCATCGACGGCCTGAAGGCCAACGAGCCCAACACGCTGCATTTCGATGCCAGCCGCAAGCCGATTCCGCAGGACACGCCGTTCCATGCCGACGCGCTGCGTCTTGAGCAGATTCGCGAGATCTACGCCAAGATCATGACCCGCAAGGCCATCTACGACGCCATGCAGACCATGGAATACCAGATCAACTCCAACCGTGTCTCCAACGGCCAGACTCCGTTCGTCACCGTTGGCTTCGGCCTCGGCACCTCGTGGTTCTCCCGCGAGATCACCCGCTGCATCTTCCTGGTGCGCATCCTCGGCCTCGGTCGCGACCATCACACCGCGATCTTCCCGAAGCTCACCTACGCCATCAAGCACGGCATCAACTCCGAGCCCGGCGACCCGAACTACGACCTGAAGCAGCTCGCGCTCGAGTGCTCCACCAAGCGTATGTACCCCGACATCCTTTTCTATGAGAACCTCGTCAAGATCACCGGCTCCTTCAAGGCGCCGATGGGCTGCCGTTCCTTCCTGCCCGCCTGGACCAACCCCGACACTGGCAAGGACGAGGAGGAGGGTCGCCTCAACTTGGGCGTCGTCACCGTCAACATCCCGCGCATCGCGCTGGAATCGCGCGGCGACAAGGACCGGTTCTGGAAGATCTTCGACGAGCGTATGCAGGTCGCCCACGAGGCCCTGCAGTTCCGCATCATGCGCTGCAAGCAGGCCAAGCCGATCAACGCCCCGACACTCTATCGCTACGGCGCCTTCGGCCGCCTCGACCCCAACGACAACGTCGACCAGCTCTTCAACCGCGACCGCGCCACCGTCTCGCTGGGCTATATCGGCCTCTATGAGGCGACTAGCGTCTTCTACGGCAAGGACTGGATGAAGGACCACAGCTGGGACCCGGAAGGCAAGGAGTTCGCGCTTTCGATTGTCAAGAAGATGAACGCGCTGTGCGCTCAGTGGGCCAAGGAGGAGGGCTATCACTATTCCCTCTACTCCACGCCCGCCGAGTCGCTCACCGACCGCTTCAACCGCATGGACCGCGAGAAGTTCGGCCGTGTGCCGGGCGTCACGGACCACGACTTCTACACCAACTCCTTCCACTATCCGGTCTGGCTCTCGCCGACCCCGATGGAGAAGCTCGACTACGAGAAGGACTTCCCGTACTACGCTTCCGGCGGGTTCATCAACTACTGCGAGTTCCCGACCCTGCAGACCAACCCGAAGGCGCTCGAGGCCGTGTGGGATTACGCCCACAACATCGGCATCGGCTACCTCGGCACCAACACCCCGATCGACCACTGCTACGTCTGCGGCTTCGAGGGCGACTTCGCGCCGACCGAAGAGGGCTTCAAGTGCCCCGAGTGCGGCAACTCCGACCCCGACAAGTGCAACGTCACCAAGCGCACCTGCGGCTACCTCGGCAACCCGGTGCAGCGCCCGATGGTGCACGGCCGCCACGAGGAGATCACGCATCGCGCCAAGCACATGAGCGGCGAGACCGGACATGTGGTGTTGAAGGACGGCACGGAGCGCGAATGGTACGAAGAGGCCAAGTGA
- the nrdG gene encoding anaerobic ribonucleoside-triphosphate reductase activating protein, whose product MAGGKLHDFAADEANRGPWIPTAYANNPKAGQWTSERLSHDMIADYKPLVMTDGEGIRCSVYVSGCPFHCVECFNESIWDFQAGHPYTQGFEDKVIRDLSQGVVQGITFLGGEPLLNTGVLLKLAKRIRKEFGHGKDIWCWTGYTWEELMRAGESDDKLELLSYVDVLVDGRYMKDQHDALLQFRGSRNQRIIDVPASLRAHDEAGATTPVIWSKLHDQVRFIPEVYGKDRSAGEGAAS is encoded by the coding sequence CTGGCAGGCGGCAAGCTGCATGATTTCGCGGCGGACGAGGCGAACCGCGGGCCTTGGATTCCCACGGCCTACGCCAACAATCCGAAGGCGGGGCAGTGGACCAGCGAGAGGCTGAGCCACGACATGATCGCCGACTACAAGCCCTTGGTGATGACCGACGGCGAGGGCATCCGCTGCTCCGTCTACGTTTCCGGCTGCCCCTTCCACTGCGTCGAATGCTTCAACGAATCCATCTGGGACTTCCAGGCCGGCCACCCCTACACGCAAGGTTTCGAGGACAAGGTCATCCGTGACCTTTCGCAAGGCGTGGTGCAGGGCATCACCTTCCTCGGCGGCGAGCCGCTGCTCAACACGGGCGTGTTGCTGAAACTCGCCAAGCGAATCCGCAAGGAATTCGGCCATGGCAAAGACATCTGGTGCTGGACGGGCTACACGTGGGAGGAACTCATGCGCGCCGGCGAAAGCGACGACAAGCTCGAGCTTTTGAGCTACGTCGACGTGCTCGTGGACGGTCGCTACATGAAGGACCAGCACGACGCGCTCCTGCAGTTCCGCGGCTCCAGAAACCAGCGCATCATCGACGTGCCCGCCTCGCTGCGCGCGCATGACGAAGCCGGTGCGACCACGCCGGTGATCTGGTCGAAGCTGCACGACCAGGTCCGCTTCATCCCCGAGGTCTACGGCAAGGACCGCTCCGCAGGCGAGGGCGCCGCCAGCTGA
- a CDS encoding acyl-CoA dehydratase activase-related protein, which produces MVDTVKATDATGSLRVGLDIGSTTVKAVVLDTSNDLKDVLFSDYRRHNANVRATVAGLLRDIKKQLEEEGRGSQPINLAITGSGGLGLADDMNVPFVQEVIAETKAIDEVYPEADVIIELGGEDAKITYLKPTPEQRMNGSCAGGTGAFIDQMATLLDTDASGLNDMAKDYKLLYPIASRCGVFAKSDLQPLINDGADKPDLAASIFSAVATQTIAGLASGRPIHGNVIFLGGPLFFLSELREAFARALEGKVDKFIVPENAHLYVAYGAALMCGDDNELDAGQHFEPHSCQEIIDDLEALKNKPVDTATMPPLFPTEEDRRKFNERHGKEQVKVGTLEGAKGPHFLGIDAGSTTIKATLINDDREIVWSSYGTNDGSPLDAAVEIVRKIENELPAEAWIARSCSTGYGEGLITTGLHLDEGVVETMAHYRGAEMVSPGVTAVIDIGGQDMKYLAIADGVIDSISVNEACSSGCGSFLQTFAYSMGLTIEEFTQAALRSDHPVDLGSRCTVFMNSSVKQAQKEGATVENIAAGLCYSVVRNALYKVIKLRDAGQLGDTIEVQGGTFLNDAVLRAFELLTGKEVTRPNIAGLMGAFGAALTARMHYEDAHDTDETAEHTTSSIVQGEELDHLSMTSERDVCKRCQNRCKLTITTFQDGSRYVTGNRCERGADAKAERSDRPNLYDYKYKRVFAYRRLTDKKAYRGEIGIPRALNMYENYPFWFTLLTNLGFKVRLSGRSSHELFQSGIESIASENICYPAKMVHGHIKWLLDRGVKTIFYPCVSYEENLVEGDTDNHYNCPIVANYPVVIEANMAELREPGIRYMRPYFNLADHELMVDRIVEEFAWTNVTREEAEKAVKAAYAEDKIFKHDVQQEGLRALAYIKEHNCRGIVLAGRPYHIDPEINHGIPETICSLGMAVLSEDSICELQPGEKLHLSEYLSKGEKDPRAKDEGGFREVGDRKVINMPLRVANQWAYHSRLYSAANFVASYPGLELVQLNSFGCGIDAITTDQVSEILADKADVYTLLKIDEVSNLGAAKIRLRSLKAAIEERENNKAKLKKSAEKAELEAKAAVSAAGEGDAMGSTKVSAQDEAKKAAEAKVRQEAAAKRAAELKDAESKLEEAKAQLAAAQAAVDAAQNKAQDAKQNADADAAVAEDTVDSSDAEEVPADKRGDFRKTGSKAPTPGRQVLLDSVMKANPKLTEAMKDVSRRANGEPVAADSAKTDKANVIASTAKSTDGKAKKRSKGTLSAYAHKMRFQKDMRKDYTIVAPQMSPVHMSLVESVIRSGGYKFDVLKMADQQDVETGLKYVNNDACYPAIMVVGQLVDSIIKGKYDPDKVCLAITQTGGMCRATNYYGLIRKALVDAGYPQVPVIALSTQGIEDNPGFTATPTLLWRAVKALVIGDLLMKCHYRVRPYEKVKGSANQLYEMWDKIVRETIEHHGHSATAKAKIGKGYLPYQTLLKEIVKSFDALPLRNIPRKPRVGVVGEILVKYHPDANNHLVDQIEKQGCEAVVPGIMEFMTTRPYITDWNEHNTGMGGNKKAYAVMRWGLDRILNPVRRAIDLSHGKFSQDTPMPELVKLASTVTSIGVQAGEGWLLTGEILELIKSGCPNVVCAQPFACLPNHVTGRGMFGKIRRLHPEANIVSIDYDPGASAANQLNRIKLMIAAAKKADQKLNDQKLTKAA; this is translated from the coding sequence ATGGTTGACACAGTGAAAGCCACGGACGCCACCGGGTCATTGAGGGTCGGTCTTGACATCGGATCGACGACGGTCAAAGCCGTGGTGCTCGACACAAGCAACGACCTGAAGGACGTGCTGTTCTCCGACTATCGCAGGCACAACGCCAACGTGCGCGCCACGGTGGCCGGGCTGCTGCGTGACATCAAGAAGCAGCTCGAGGAGGAGGGACGCGGCTCCCAGCCGATCAACCTCGCCATCACCGGTTCCGGCGGCCTGGGCCTGGCCGACGACATGAACGTCCCGTTCGTCCAGGAGGTCATCGCCGAGACCAAGGCCATCGACGAGGTCTACCCCGAAGCCGACGTCATCATCGAGCTCGGCGGCGAGGACGCGAAGATCACGTATTTGAAGCCGACTCCCGAGCAGCGTATGAACGGCTCGTGCGCGGGCGGCACCGGCGCGTTCATCGACCAGATGGCGACGTTGCTGGACACCGATGCCAGCGGCCTCAACGATATGGCCAAGGATTACAAGCTGCTGTATCCCATCGCCTCGCGCTGCGGCGTGTTCGCCAAATCCGATTTGCAGCCGCTCATCAACGACGGCGCGGACAAGCCCGACCTGGCCGCTTCCATCTTCTCGGCGGTCGCCACGCAGACCATCGCTGGCCTCGCTTCCGGCCGCCCAATCCACGGCAATGTGATTTTCCTGGGTGGACCGCTCTTCTTCCTTTCCGAGCTGCGTGAGGCCTTCGCCCGCGCGCTCGAGGGCAAGGTCGACAAGTTCATCGTCCCCGAGAACGCCCACCTGTACGTCGCCTACGGCGCCGCGCTGATGTGCGGCGACGACAACGAGCTCGACGCCGGCCAGCATTTCGAGCCCCACAGCTGCCAGGAGATCATCGACGACCTCGAAGCCCTCAAGAACAAGCCGGTTGACACCGCTACGATGCCTCCGCTTTTCCCGACCGAGGAGGACCGCCGCAAGTTCAACGAGCGTCACGGCAAGGAGCAGGTCAAGGTCGGTACGCTCGAAGGCGCGAAAGGCCCGCATTTCCTTGGTATCGATGCAGGTTCGACGACAATCAAGGCGACGCTCATCAACGACGACCGCGAGATCGTGTGGTCGTCCTACGGCACCAACGACGGTAGTCCGCTCGACGCGGCCGTTGAAATCGTGCGCAAGATCGAGAACGAGCTTCCGGCCGAGGCTTGGATTGCCCGCAGCTGCTCCACCGGTTACGGCGAAGGCCTGATCACCACCGGCCTGCACTTGGACGAAGGCGTGGTGGAGACCATGGCGCATTATCGCGGCGCCGAAATGGTGAGCCCGGGCGTCACGGCCGTCATCGACATCGGCGGGCAGGACATGAAGTACCTCGCCATCGCTGACGGCGTCATCGATTCGATTTCCGTCAACGAGGCATGCTCGTCGGGCTGCGGCTCGTTCCTGCAGACCTTCGCGTATTCCATGGGCCTGACCATCGAGGAGTTCACGCAGGCCGCGTTGAGGTCCGACCACCCGGTCGACCTGGGCTCGCGTTGCACCGTGTTCATGAACTCGTCGGTCAAGCAGGCGCAGAAGGAAGGCGCCACCGTCGAGAACATCGCGGCGGGTCTATGCTATTCCGTGGTGCGTAACGCGCTCTACAAGGTCATCAAGCTGCGCGACGCCGGCCAGCTCGGCGACACCATCGAGGTGCAGGGCGGCACATTCCTCAACGACGCCGTGCTGCGCGCCTTCGAGCTGTTGACCGGTAAAGAGGTCACCAGGCCGAATATCGCCGGCCTTATGGGCGCATTCGGCGCGGCCCTGACCGCCCGTATGCACTATGAGGACGCGCACGATACCGATGAAACGGCGGAGCACACCACCTCGTCCATCGTGCAGGGGGAGGAGCTCGACCATCTGTCGATGACCTCCGAGCGTGACGTCTGTAAGCGGTGCCAGAACCGCTGCAAACTCACCATCACGACCTTCCAGGATGGTTCGCGTTATGTCACCGGCAACCGCTGCGAACGTGGTGCCGACGCGAAGGCTGAACGCAGCGACCGTCCGAACCTCTACGACTACAAGTACAAGCGTGTCTTCGCCTACCGTCGCCTGACCGATAAGAAGGCCTACCGTGGCGAAATCGGCATTCCGCGCGCGCTCAACATGTACGAGAACTATCCGTTCTGGTTCACACTGCTGACCAACCTGGGCTTCAAAGTGCGGCTTTCGGGTCGAAGCAGCCATGAGCTCTTCCAGTCCGGCATCGAATCCATCGCCTCCGAGAACATCTGCTACCCGGCGAAGATGGTGCACGGGCACATCAAGTGGCTGCTCGACCGCGGCGTCAAGACCATTTTCTACCCCTGCGTTTCGTACGAGGAGAATTTGGTCGAAGGCGACACCGACAACCACTACAACTGCCCGATTGTCGCCAACTACCCGGTGGTCATCGAGGCGAACATGGCCGAGCTGCGCGAGCCGGGCATCCGTTACATGCGCCCCTACTTCAACCTTGCCGACCACGAGCTGATGGTCGACCGCATCGTCGAGGAATTCGCGTGGACCAACGTGACGCGCGAAGAGGCCGAGAAAGCCGTCAAGGCCGCGTACGCCGAGGACAAGATCTTCAAGCACGACGTGCAGCAGGAAGGCCTGCGCGCGCTCGCCTATATAAAGGAACACAATTGCCGCGGCATCGTGCTCGCCGGCCGTCCCTACCATATCGACCCGGAAATCAACCACGGCATCCCTGAGACCATCTGCTCGCTGGGCATGGCGGTGCTGTCCGAGGACTCCATCTGCGAGCTGCAGCCCGGCGAGAAGCTGCATCTGAGCGAATACCTGAGCAAGGGGGAGAAGGACCCGCGCGCCAAAGACGAAGGCGGGTTCCGCGAGGTCGGCGACCGCAAGGTCATCAACATGCCGTTGCGTGTGGCCAACCAGTGGGCCTACCATTCTAGGCTGTATTCGGCGGCGAATTTCGTCGCGTCCTACCCGGGGCTCGAGCTGGTGCAGCTCAACTCTTTCGGCTGCGGCATCGACGCCATCACCACCGACCAGGTCAGCGAGATCCTCGCCGACAAGGCCGATGTCTACACGCTCCTGAAGATCGACGAGGTCAGCAACCTCGGCGCGGCGAAGATTCGTCTGCGCTCGCTCAAGGCGGCTATCGAGGAGCGCGAGAACAACAAGGCGAAGCTCAAGAAATCCGCCGAGAAGGCGGAGCTTGAGGCGAAGGCCGCGGTCAGCGCCGCGGGCGAGGGAGACGCCATGGGATCCACCAAGGTTTCCGCGCAGGACGAGGCCAAGAAGGCCGCAGAGGCGAAGGTCCGTCAGGAGGCCGCCGCCAAGCGCGCAGCCGAGCTCAAGGACGCCGAGAGCAAGTTGGAGGAGGCCAAGGCGCAATTGGCCGCCGCGCAGGCCGCTGTCGACGCCGCGCAGAACAAGGCGCAAGACGCCAAACAGAATGCCGACGCCGACGCCGCAGTCGCCGAGGATACTGTTGATAGCTCTGACGCCGAGGAAGTCCCCGCCGACAAGCGGGGCGACTTCCGCAAAACCGGTTCCAAGGCGCCCACTCCGGGCCGCCAGGTGTTGCTCGACAGCGTGATGAAGGCGAACCCAAAGCTCACCGAGGCGATGAAGGATGTCTCGCGCCGCGCCAACGGCGAACCCGTCGCCGCGGATAGCGCGAAGACCGACAAGGCCAACGTCATCGCAAGCACCGCCAAGTCCACCGACGGCAAGGCCAAGAAGCGTAGCAAGGGCACGCTTTCCGCCTACGCCCACAAGATGCGCTTCCAGAAGGACATGCGCAAGGACTACACTATCGTCGCCCCGCAGATGAGCCCGGTGCATATGAGTCTGGTCGAGTCCGTCATCCGTTCCGGTGGCTACAAGTTCGACGTGCTCAAGATGGCCGACCAGCAGGACGTGGAGACCGGCCTCAAGTACGTCAACAACGACGCCTGCTACCCGGCCATCATGGTCGTCGGCCAGCTGGTCGATTCGATCATCAAAGGCAAATACGACCCCGACAAGGTCTGCCTCGCCATCACCCAGACCGGCGGCATGTGCCGCGCGACCAACTATTACGGCCTGATTCGCAAGGCTTTGGTCGACGCCGGCTATCCGCAGGTGCCGGTCATCGCCCTTTCCACCCAAGGCATCGAAGACAACCCCGGCTTCACCGCGACCCCGACGCTGCTGTGGCGCGCGGTCAAGGCACTGGTTATCGGCGATCTGCTGATGAAATGCCATTATCGTGTTCGTCCGTACGAAAAGGTGAAGGGCAGCGCCAACCAGCTTTACGAGATGTGGGATAAGATCGTCCGCGAGACCATTGAGCACCACGGCCATTCCGCGACCGCCAAAGCCAAGATCGGCAAGGGGTATCTGCCGTATCAGACGTTGCTCAAGGAGATCGTCAAGAGCTTCGACGCCCTGCCGCTGCGCAACATTCCGCGCAAGCCGCGCGTCGGCGTGGTCGGCGAGATTCTGGTGAAGTACCACCCGGACGCCAACAACCATCTGGTCGACCAGATTGAGAAACAGGGTTGCGAGGCCGTGGTGCCCGGCATTATGGAATTCATGACCACGCGTCCCTATATCACCGACTGGAACGAGCACAATACCGGCATGGGCGGTAACAAGAAGGCTTACGCTGTGATGCGTTGGGGCCTCGACCGGATTCTGAACCCGGTGCGCCGCGCCATCGATCTGTCGCATGGCAAGTTCAGCCAGGACACTCCGATGCCCGAACTCGTCAAGCTCGCTTCGACAGTCACCTCGATCGGTGTGCAGGCTGGTGAAGGATGGCTCTTGACCGGCGAGATTTTGGAGCTCATCAAGTCCGGCTGCCCGAACGTCGTGTGCGCCCAGCCGTTCGCCTGCCTGCCCAACCACGTCACTGGGCGCGGTATGTTCGGTAAGATTCGTCGTTTGCACCCCGAGGCCAACATCGTCTCGATCGATTATGATCCCGGTGCTTCCGCCGCCAATCAGCTCAACCGCATCAAGCTGATGATCGCGGCCGCCAAGAAGGCCGACCAGAAGCTGAACGACCAAAAGCTGACCAAGGCCGCCTGA
- a CDS encoding NADH:flavin oxidoreductase/NADH oxidase, producing MTTDNHSTLFSPLTIAAPDGPGLTLRNRTILSPMCQYAVTKHDGVATDWHLQHYGAMAAGGFGMLTIESTGVNPVGRISPNDLGMYSDEQVDAHRRLVSFAHAQGAAVAVQLNHAGGRASGNPWLADSHGGSAPIEDGGWQTVGMTDQSIAKGYRPTTKLDKAGLAEIVQDFADAARQADEAGYDAIQIHAAHGYLLHQSLSPLTNTRTDEYGGSEENRFRLTREVVDAVRAAWPATKPLGIRISATDWVEGGLDIDVTARLMRDLVRHHGINWVDVSSGGLVNTPLQPSGPGFHAILGAQMKRALADTDATVSVVGGISSPEQAETMLRTKQVDAVSIGRAAMRNPHWPAIAAARLGVPRENIPAAPQYWRAEW from the coding sequence ATGACCACGGATAATCACAGCACCTTGTTCTCGCCACTCACCATTGCCGCGCCGGATGGCCCGGGGCTGACGCTGCGCAACCGGACCATCCTCTCGCCGATGTGCCAATACGCGGTCACCAAGCACGATGGCGTCGCCACCGACTGGCACCTGCAACACTACGGGGCGATGGCCGCGGGCGGCTTTGGCATGCTGACCATCGAGTCGACCGGTGTCAACCCGGTTGGACGCATCTCGCCGAACGACCTCGGAATGTATAGCGACGAACAGGTGGATGCGCACCGCCGTCTGGTCTCGTTCGCGCACGCGCAGGGCGCCGCGGTCGCCGTGCAGCTCAACCACGCGGGCGGCCGCGCCTCGGGCAACCCCTGGCTGGCTGATTCGCATGGCGGCTCGGCACCAATCGAGGACGGCGGCTGGCAGACGGTCGGCATGACCGACCAGTCCATCGCCAAGGGCTATCGCCCGACCACAAAACTGGACAAAGCCGGTCTGGCCGAGATTGTGCAAGACTTCGCCGACGCCGCGCGACAGGCTGATGAGGCGGGCTACGACGCCATCCAGATCCACGCCGCCCACGGCTATCTGCTGCACCAATCGCTCTCGCCCCTGACCAACACGCGTACCGACGAGTATGGCGGCAGCGAGGAGAACCGGTTCCGCCTGACGCGCGAGGTTGTCGACGCGGTGCGTGCCGCCTGGCCCGCCACGAAGCCGCTCGGCATCCGCATCTCCGCCACCGATTGGGTCGAAGGCGGACTCGACATCGACGTGACCGCACGCCTGATGCGCGACCTGGTCAGGCACCATGGCATCAACTGGGTCGACGTGTCCTCCGGCGGCCTAGTCAACACGCCGCTGCAGCCTTCCGGTCCCGGTTTCCATGCGATTCTGGGTGCTCAGATGAAACGGGCGCTGGCTGATACCGACGCGACCGTCAGCGTGGTGGGCGGCATATCCAGCCCCGAGCAGGCCGAGACGATGCTGCGCACCAAGCAGGTGGATGCGGTGTCGATCGGACGCGCCGCGATGCGCAACCCGCACTGGCCCGCGATAGCCGCCGCCCGCCTGGGTGTGCCGCGCGAGAATATCCCCGCCGCCCCGCAATATTGGCGCGCCGAGTGGTGA